One Lactobacillus sp. CBA3606 DNA segment encodes these proteins:
- a CDS encoding Fur family transcriptional regulator, with amino-acid sequence MEATLEQAVSILRRNQLKITKQRQALLDYLVTYQEHYVAISAVDEHMRTLFTGMSHNTIYRNIKEFETLGLLELKAQANQTLVKYQCDFDHQHHHHFVCSNCGRVMELAACPLDAYEAQLPGCTITGHRIEIYGLCAACTAKQATVK; translated from the coding sequence ATGGAAGCAACGCTTGAACAAGCAGTGTCGATTCTCCGGCGTAATCAATTAAAAATTACCAAGCAGCGACAAGCCTTGTTAGATTATTTAGTGACTTATCAAGAGCATTATGTGGCAATTTCAGCGGTTGATGAGCATATGCGCACCCTATTTACGGGCATGAGTCATAATACAATCTATCGCAATATTAAAGAATTCGAAACTTTAGGGTTATTAGAATTAAAAGCCCAAGCCAATCAGACGTTGGTGAAATATCAATGTGATTTTGATCATCAGCATCACCATCACTTTGTTTGTTCAAATTGCGGCCGCGTGATGGAGTTGGCAGCTTGCCCACTTGACGCCTATGAGGCCCAGCTACCCGGCTGTACGATTACGGGTCATCGGATTGAAATTTATGGATTATGTGCCGCCTGTACTGCCAAACAAGCGACAGTGAAATAG
- a CDS encoding DUF6681 family protein: MFSILDMINHALGYVNVNLKIKNQIYIGIGIAGNLYLGYVAIRLMQNGAWLRGALYLLVFLALIYFIVLNFIYYFTQKRAKYDLSPKIEKLLGGKPKEVLAAEKQAQNGAQQPYISANGIFDGQELLPAAVKTTSTEQRNVHQIVDQLQATNVVRLDYAGMSDADIMQQVKATGEPVYAIGQGIQIPYSELRLEDHKLVIYAGLNQIDQLPVGRITRVGLTDVHDAHEDYKLYLASTVITGGMEKIAGRQATIEQPGDYQITAQVAFEDRQA, encoded by the coding sequence ATGTTTAGTATTTTGGATATGATTAACCACGCCTTAGGTTATGTGAACGTTAACCTTAAAATTAAAAATCAGATTTACATCGGGATTGGGATTGCTGGTAATCTTTATCTGGGTTATGTGGCGATTCGCTTGATGCAAAATGGCGCTTGGTTACGAGGTGCCTTGTATCTATTAGTCTTTTTAGCGCTAATTTATTTTATCGTTTTGAATTTTATTTATTACTTCACTCAAAAACGAGCTAAGTATGACCTATCACCTAAAATCGAAAAGTTATTAGGTGGTAAGCCTAAAGAAGTCTTAGCTGCTGAAAAGCAAGCTCAAAATGGGGCCCAACAACCTTATATTTCCGCTAATGGAATCTTTGATGGGCAGGAATTGTTGCCAGCTGCGGTTAAGACAACCAGCACGGAACAGCGCAATGTTCACCAGATTGTTGATCAATTACAGGCGACCAATGTGGTGCGGCTAGATTATGCGGGCATGAGTGATGCTGACATCATGCAACAAGTTAAGGCGACTGGTGAGCCGGTGTATGCGATTGGTCAAGGAATTCAGATTCCATATTCTGAATTACGTTTGGAAGATCATAAGCTGGTCATCTATGCGGGGCTCAATCAAATTGATCAGCTGCCAGTCGGGCGCATTACTCGGGTCGGTTTGACGGATGTTCACGATGCGCATGAAGATTACAAGTTATATTTGGCTTCTACGGTGATTACAGGCGGCATGGAAAAAATCGCCGGGCGCCAAGCAACAATTGAACAGCCAGGGGATTACCAAATTACCGCCCAAGTAGCGTTTGAAGACCGCCAGGCTTAA
- a CDS encoding amino acid ABC transporter permease, with amino-acid sequence MLYILTHYWSELIQGLGYTLLSSIIALFFSTIIGTMFAIFEVLPNRAMRIIGRVYIEIFRNIPLLVIAMFFYVIIPLYVAKIDGFTAGTIGLTIYTSSFIAETVRAGILSVDGGQMEGARANGMSYWQAMRYIVLPQAFKIVIPPLGNQFINLVKNSSVLAFVAGFDLMYQGNSIASLSLDTINSYVVVGVFYLIITLPLSYYMRHLEKRLAN; translated from the coding sequence ATGCTGTATATTCTAACGCACTATTGGTCAGAGTTAATTCAAGGGCTCGGCTATACCTTATTATCAAGTATCATTGCTTTGTTTTTTAGTACGATTATTGGGACCATGTTTGCGATTTTTGAAGTGCTACCTAATCGTGCGATGCGGATTATTGGCCGGGTGTATATCGAAATTTTCCGGAATATCCCACTCTTGGTCATTGCGATGTTCTTCTATGTGATTATTCCACTGTATGTGGCTAAAATTGATGGCTTTACAGCTGGGACCATTGGCTTGACGATTTACACGTCGTCATTCATTGCGGAAACGGTGCGTGCTGGGATTTTATCCGTTGATGGTGGTCAAATGGAAGGGGCTCGTGCTAATGGGATGTCGTATTGGCAGGCCATGCGCTACATTGTGCTACCACAAGCCTTTAAGATTGTGATTCCACCACTTGGTAACCAATTCATTAACTTAGTGAAGAACTCGTCCGTACTGGCGTTCGTGGCTGGTTTTGATTTAATGTATCAAGGTAATTCGATTGCGTCGTTATCGTTAGATACGATTAATAGTTACGTCGTCGTCGGGGTCTTTTACTTAATTATTACGTTACCATTGAGCTATTACATGCGGCACTTAGAAAAACGGTTAGCAAACTAA
- a CDS encoding amino acid ABC transporter ATP-binding protein translates to MSMIEFHDVEKYYGDFHALKHINLTIDEGEKVVLIGPSGSGKSTLIRTVNGLERVQSGQLLVNGYDLADKKTDMNKIRKNVGMVFQHFNLYANKTVLENIMIAPRLVLKRPEAENKKLAMDLLDSVGLADKSNSLPSQLSGGQSQRIAIARSLAMKPKCLLFDEPTSALDPEMIDDVLNVMKNVAADSSMTMLVVTHEMGFAREVADRVIFMDAGEILEDERKEKFFDGEPTNERARQFLSKILTH, encoded by the coding sequence ATGTCAATGATCGAATTTCACGACGTGGAGAAGTATTATGGTGATTTTCACGCACTTAAGCATATTAATCTAACGATTGATGAAGGTGAAAAAGTTGTCTTGATCGGACCTTCTGGTTCTGGGAAGAGTACTTTAATTCGAACAGTCAATGGATTGGAACGAGTTCAATCCGGTCAGTTACTCGTTAATGGCTATGATTTAGCGGATAAGAAAACTGATATGAACAAGATTCGCAAAAATGTGGGGATGGTTTTTCAACATTTCAATCTCTATGCGAATAAAACCGTGCTCGAAAATATTATGATTGCGCCACGATTGGTCTTAAAACGGCCGGAAGCTGAAAATAAAAAATTAGCGATGGACTTATTAGACAGTGTTGGTCTAGCTGATAAGTCGAATAGTTTACCAAGTCAGCTATCCGGGGGCCAATCACAACGGATTGCGATTGCGCGTTCGTTAGCGATGAAGCCTAAATGTTTGTTATTTGATGAACCAACTTCAGCGCTTGATCCCGAAATGATTGATGATGTTTTGAATGTTATGAAGAATGTGGCGGCCGATTCAAGTATGACCATGTTAGTGGTTACGCATGAAATGGGCTTTGCCCGTGAAGTGGCCGACCGGGTTATCTTTATGGATGCTGGTGAGATTCTGGAAGATGAACGAAAAGAAAAATTCTTTGACGGTGAACCGACTAATGAACGTGCCCGTCAATTTTTGAGCAAGATTTTGACACACTAG
- a CDS encoding amino acid ABC transporter permease encodes MQNFIQAYSWVNLRFLLEGLWVTVEVSLISIVASFIIGSVLGVLRYVKIKYLSAVVGFVVDIVRNLPLILIIFFTYFGLPHLGFKPGIIFAAVLAMTIFESAMLAEIIRSGILAVDYGQMEGARANGMTYVQALWHVVFPQAIKKTIPTIVSQFISLIKDTSLATIIVLPELLNHAQIIYGQNSAYIIPMFIMIALMYFIICYALSVLSRVLDKKLA; translated from the coding sequence ATGCAAAATTTTATTCAAGCTTATTCTTGGGTTAACCTGCGTTTCTTACTCGAAGGCCTCTGGGTAACTGTTGAAGTGTCGTTAATCTCAATCGTTGCCAGTTTTATTATCGGGTCAGTTTTGGGTGTGTTACGTTACGTTAAAATTAAATATTTATCTGCGGTCGTGGGTTTTGTTGTCGATATTGTACGGAATCTACCATTGATTTTGATCATTTTCTTCACCTACTTCGGCCTGCCACATTTAGGCTTTAAACCAGGGATCATTTTTGCAGCGGTCCTTGCCATGACAATTTTTGAATCAGCGATGTTAGCGGAAATTATCCGTTCAGGCATTTTGGCGGTTGATTATGGTCAGATGGAAGGGGCCCGGGCAAATGGGATGACTTATGTGCAAGCCCTTTGGCACGTGGTCTTCCCGCAAGCGATTAAGAAGACGATTCCAACGATTGTTAGTCAGTTTATCTCTTTGATTAAGGATACGTCATTGGCAACCATCATTGTGTTACCAGAACTTCTGAATCATGCACAAATTATCTACGGTCAAAATTCAGCGTACATTATTCCGATGTTCATTATGATTGCGTTGATGTATTTCATCATTTGTTACGCGTTATCCGTGTTGTCACGGGTGTTGGATAAAAAATTAGCATAA
- a CDS encoding bis(5'-nucleosyl)-tetraphosphatase, which translates to MTTEVASGAVVYQLKAGQPVYLLLQSATSDFWGFPKGHVEADETLAATAVREIHEETQLTVTVNTDFKAFTEYQLPNGNLKQMTLFVSEVPAGVSITRQKIEIKAFGWFDYATARERLTYPNLKELLDQANTYLTQK; encoded by the coding sequence ATGACGACTGAAGTCGCTAGTGGTGCCGTGGTGTATCAACTAAAGGCCGGCCAACCAGTTTATTTATTATTACAAAGTGCGACCAGTGATTTTTGGGGATTCCCCAAAGGACATGTGGAAGCTGATGAAACTTTAGCAGCAACTGCGGTTCGTGAGATTCATGAAGAAACTCAGCTAACTGTGACAGTGAATACCGACTTTAAAGCATTCACGGAATATCAATTACCGAATGGTAACTTAAAACAAATGACCTTATTCGTGAGTGAAGTGCCGGCAGGGGTCAGCATTACCCGACAAAAAATTGAGATTAAGGCCTTTGGTTGGTTTGACTATGCGACTGCCCGCGAACGTCTGACGTATCCTAATTTAAAGGAACTTTTGGATCAGGCCAATACGTATCTCACCCAAAAATGA
- a CDS encoding HAD family hydrolase, with product MTYQALMFDIDGTLTNSQPVYATVMHQVLTEYQKPFSASDAQTTFPMAAEQAMAHLGIAATDFDHFQARYEAVMAAHYHEIALYPGITTLMAQLPANLKLGIVTSQRRTELEAGMQPYTFMSRMAVTISADDTPKRKPDPLPLLTALQKVNVQPSKALFIGDSLSDEQTAAAANVDFGLAVWGMDPHANHQRTTYRFDQPTDLLKLF from the coding sequence ATGACTTATCAGGCTTTAATGTTTGATATTGACGGTACCCTAACTAACAGCCAGCCAGTTTATGCGACTGTCATGCACCAAGTATTAACTGAATATCAAAAACCTTTTTCAGCCAGCGACGCGCAAACCACGTTTCCAATGGCTGCGGAACAAGCAATGGCGCACCTTGGGATTGCTGCCACAGATTTCGACCACTTTCAAGCCCGTTACGAAGCAGTGATGGCGGCGCACTACCATGAGATTGCCCTTTATCCTGGGATTACCACCCTCATGGCACAATTGCCAGCTAACCTAAAACTAGGTATCGTGACCTCGCAACGCCGCACCGAACTCGAAGCTGGCATGCAGCCTTATACGTTCATGTCACGGATGGCCGTCACCATCAGCGCTGACGATACCCCCAAACGCAAGCCCGACCCATTACCATTGTTAACGGCCCTACAAAAAGTAAACGTACAACCAAGTAAGGCCCTCTTTATCGGTGATTCTTTAAGCGATGAACAGACCGCGGCCGCCGCTAATGTCGACTTTGGCTTAGCAGTCTGGGGGATGGACCCCCATGCTAACCATCAACGAACGACTTACCGTTTTGACCAACCAACTGATCTTTTAAAGTTATTTTAA
- a CDS encoding D-2-hydroxyacid dehydrogenase — protein sequence MKILMYSVRDDEENAIKAWATKNKVQVDTNALEFHPDTAQLVHGYDGVVIQQRSAIGGDATFYQQLAAAGLTQLTSRTAGVDTIDLPAAKAAGLTVTNVPAYSPNSVAEMAVTQTMRLIRNLELFDSRISQQNFQWAGLQAREIRSLTVGIIGAGRIGGTVAKLFHGLGAKVIAYDVVRHADLESVLTYVDSKEALLQQADVVTLHVDLNATSKALIDAAALKLMKPDAFIINASRGPVIVTAALVAALKAGEIAGAALDTVEGEAALFNQNHQGEVLQDPLIAQLMQMPNVILTPHVGFYTNLAVQNMVEISLNDVVTILNGGQTEHAC from the coding sequence ATGAAAATTTTAATGTATAGCGTACGTGATGATGAAGAAAATGCGATTAAGGCTTGGGCGACTAAAAATAAGGTTCAAGTAGATACTAATGCGTTAGAATTTCATCCAGACACGGCTCAGTTGGTGCACGGTTACGATGGCGTTGTGATCCAACAACGCAGTGCAATTGGTGGCGATGCCACATTCTATCAGCAACTTGCAGCTGCTGGATTGACCCAATTAACCAGTCGTACGGCGGGGGTTGATACAATTGATCTGCCAGCTGCAAAGGCAGCTGGTTTGACGGTGACGAATGTGCCAGCTTATTCGCCCAATTCAGTGGCTGAAATGGCAGTGACCCAAACGATGCGATTAATTCGAAATTTAGAGTTATTTGATAGTCGCATTAGTCAGCAGAACTTCCAATGGGCTGGTTTACAAGCCCGTGAGATTCGATCATTGACGGTCGGTATTATTGGCGCTGGTCGAATTGGGGGGACTGTTGCAAAGTTATTCCATGGTCTGGGCGCTAAAGTGATTGCTTATGATGTGGTTCGACATGCGGACTTAGAATCCGTTTTGACTTATGTCGATAGTAAAGAAGCGTTGTTGCAACAAGCCGACGTCGTGACGTTACATGTCGACCTCAATGCGACCTCCAAAGCTTTGATTGATGCGGCTGCGCTGAAACTAATGAAGCCGGATGCCTTTATCATCAATGCATCCCGAGGGCCCGTCATTGTGACGGCGGCATTAGTGGCCGCCTTAAAGGCTGGTGAAATTGCCGGAGCGGCGTTAGATACGGTTGAAGGTGAAGCGGCTTTATTTAACCAGAATCACCAAGGCGAAGTGTTACAAGATCCGTTAATTGCCCAATTAATGCAAATGCCTAATGTTATTTTAACGCCGCATGTTGGCTTTTATACGAATCTAGCTGTTCAAAATATGGTGGAGATTAGTCTGAACGATGTGGTGACCATTCTTAATGGTGGGCAAACTGAGCACGCTTGCTAA
- a CDS encoding guanylate kinase yields the protein MTRKRIFVITGPTGSGKTTVSRYLKDHYNMPQVITHTTRAPRQGEVDAVDYYFETAASFATKHYLEHVTYSGQQYGSSREGLAAAWEKAANISIVLDTAGAVTYARELGEQAVIIYLKVSQQQALVDRLTKRGDPQLRIERRVASKEYLRDQQLPAGLVGAAQVIVNDDWATTTAALDALVAPYQSAAESAN from the coding sequence ATGACGAGGAAACGAATTTTTGTAATTACTGGACCAACTGGCAGTGGTAAAACGACCGTTAGTCGGTATTTAAAAGACCATTATAATATGCCACAAGTGATTACGCATACCACGCGAGCGCCCCGGCAAGGCGAAGTCGATGCAGTGGATTATTATTTTGAAACGGCAGCGAGCTTTGCAACTAAGCATTACTTGGAACATGTGACCTACAGTGGACAACAGTACGGGTCATCACGCGAGGGCTTAGCAGCGGCATGGGAAAAAGCGGCTAATATCAGCATTGTGTTAGATACCGCGGGCGCGGTGACCTATGCGCGTGAGTTAGGTGAACAAGCAGTCATTATTTATCTTAAAGTCAGTCAACAACAGGCCTTAGTGGACCGATTGACGAAACGTGGTGATCCCCAATTACGAATTGAACGGCGCGTTGCAAGCAAAGAATATTTACGTGATCAACAGTTGCCAGCTGGTTTAGTGGGGGCGGCGCAAGTCATTGTAAATGATGATTGGGCCACGACGACGGCCGCGCTGGATGCCTTAGTGGCACCGTATCAAAGTGCGGCAGAATCGGCTAATTAA
- a CDS encoding aminotransferase class I/II-fold pyridoxal phosphate-dependent enzyme: MSIESKVLVQRMNHQLDAIQPSDILAFNAEIANIPGIIRLTLGEPDFNTPEHVKAAAIKSIEDNESHYAPSNGTLALRTAAANFLAAKYDVHYDPADEVIITAGATGGIYTALSSILNPGDEVLIPTPIFPLYIAIAKLNGAVPVFMDTSDNGFVLSPAQLSATLAAHPKAKAVVLNFPSNPTGVTYRQADLKALAAVLADKPVFVLADEIYSELTYGAAHVSIAHYLPEQTILLNGVSKSHAMTGWRIGIMCAPKVITAQLGKIHQFTVTTTTANAQAAATEALNHGRDDAQVMKAEYQARRDFLLTSLNQLGFKSAKPEGAFYLFSKIPAGLPQVSMAFCRELAQEARVALIPGSSFGPGGEGYVRISYAASMADLQTAVQRIGAYVANKAKQVEDN; this comes from the coding sequence ATGTCAATTGAAAGTAAAGTTTTAGTTCAACGGATGAATCATCAGCTTGATGCCATCCAACCATCTGACATCTTAGCCTTTAACGCTGAAATTGCCAATATTCCGGGAATTATTCGGCTAACCTTAGGTGAACCTGATTTTAATACGCCTGAACATGTGAAAGCAGCTGCGATTAAAAGTATTGAAGATAATGAAAGCCACTATGCCCCTTCAAATGGGACGCTAGCTTTGCGGACCGCAGCGGCTAATTTTTTGGCGGCTAAATATGATGTGCATTACGATCCAGCTGATGAGGTCATTATTACGGCCGGGGCCACCGGTGGGATTTACACGGCTTTGAGCTCAATCTTAAATCCCGGCGATGAAGTTTTAATTCCAACGCCAATTTTTCCGCTCTACATTGCGATTGCTAAGCTTAATGGGGCCGTTCCAGTTTTCATGGATACTTCTGATAATGGGTTTGTGTTATCACCAGCCCAACTTAGCGCGACTTTAGCGGCCCATCCGAAGGCCAAAGCCGTTGTCTTGAATTTCCCCTCAAATCCGACGGGGGTCACTTATCGGCAAGCAGATTTAAAGGCATTAGCGGCGGTTTTAGCGGACAAACCGGTCTTTGTGCTAGCTGACGAAATTTATAGTGAACTGACTTATGGTGCGGCGCACGTGTCCATTGCCCATTACTTACCTGAGCAGACAATTCTCCTTAATGGGGTGTCCAAGTCGCACGCCATGACCGGCTGGCGGATAGGAATTATGTGCGCCCCTAAAGTGATTACGGCTCAATTGGGAAAAATTCACCAATTCACGGTGACAACAACGACTGCTAATGCGCAAGCAGCGGCGACTGAAGCATTGAATCATGGGCGTGATGATGCCCAAGTGATGAAAGCCGAATATCAGGCGCGGCGTGATTTCTTATTAACCAGTTTGAACCAACTAGGTTTCAAATCGGCGAAGCCAGAAGGGGCTTTCTACCTCTTTAGTAAGATTCCGGCTGGTTTGCCACAAGTTAGCATGGCTTTTTGTCGAGAACTGGCGCAGGAAGCCCGGGTTGCCTTGATTCCAGGGAGTTCATTTGGCCCCGGTGGTGAAGGCTATGTGCGGATTAGCTATGCGGCTTCAATGGCGGATTTACAGACGGCGGTGCAACGAATTGGGGCATATGTTGCGAATAAAGCGAAACAAGTGGAGGACAACTAA
- a CDS encoding glutamate ABC transporter substrate-binding protein, translating into MKKLKRFLGVLGMVGVLTLVLTACGSRQALSKQDVLTNDKASNTITWGVKADTKLFGLMDVKDSQIKGFDADIATAITKKILGKNGHAKFVQVTSQTRIPLLKNGNIDAIIATMTITAQRQKQVDFSDSYFDAGQSLLVKKGSSIKSVKDLNRTGVKVLGVTGANSVENIKKFAPKAKVLELSDYAQAMTALKSGQGVALTTDNGILYGMASQNPGYEVVGGAFTKEPYGIAINKGQAPFKKKVNQALKEIEADGTYNRILKKWFGNVAGFDYKEASR; encoded by the coding sequence ATGAAAAAGTTAAAGCGTTTCCTGGGTGTACTGGGCATGGTCGGCGTGTTAACCCTTGTTTTAACCGCTTGTGGATCACGACAAGCCCTATCAAAACAAGATGTGCTAACTAACGACAAAGCCAGTAATACCATTACATGGGGTGTGAAAGCCGATACGAAGTTATTTGGGTTAATGGACGTTAAAGATAGTCAGATTAAAGGCTTCGATGCGGACATTGCCACGGCAATTACGAAAAAGATTTTAGGCAAAAATGGGCATGCCAAATTCGTGCAGGTGACAAGCCAAACACGGATTCCATTACTTAAGAATGGGAATATTGATGCGATTATCGCTACGATGACGATTACTGCGCAACGTCAGAAACAAGTTGATTTTAGCGACTCCTACTTCGATGCTGGGCAATCATTGCTGGTTAAAAAAGGAAGTTCAATTAAATCTGTTAAGGACCTAAATCGGACTGGTGTCAAAGTTTTAGGCGTTACCGGTGCTAATTCGGTTGAAAATATTAAAAAGTTTGCGCCGAAAGCGAAGGTGTTAGAGCTTTCCGATTATGCCCAAGCGATGACTGCCCTAAAATCAGGTCAAGGGGTCGCCTTAACGACGGATAATGGGATTCTTTACGGGATGGCGTCACAAAACCCAGGCTATGAAGTGGTCGGGGGCGCCTTTACGAAGGAACCTTATGGGATTGCCATTAATAAGGGGCAAGCACCATTTAAAAAGAAAGTTAATCAAGCTTTAAAAGAAATCGAAGCTGATGGGACGTACAACCGCATCTTAAAGAAGTGGTTCGGCAATGTCGCTGGCTTTGACTATAAGGAGGCGTCGCGCTAA